In Terriglobia bacterium, the sequence CATTTGCCAAAACGCTGCTCGAGGACCAAATCCTCCAGCTTGGTGAGATCACCGACCTTGAAGATGCCCATGTCATGCAGGTTGCGCTCGGTCACTTTTCCCACGCCGGGAATCTTGCGGACATCGAGCGGAGCCAGAAATGCGGCTTCGCAACCCGGCAGCACGTACAGCACGCCGTTGCGCTTGGCCTGGTCGGAGGCCACCTTGGCGACCAGGCGCGAGGTTCCGATGCCGATCGAGCAGTTGAGCTGCGTCTTTGATTTCATCTCCGCATGCAGGGCGTGCGCGGCGCGCAGCGGCGGACCGTGCAGGCGCTCGGTGCCGGTCATGTCGAGATAGGCTTCGTCAATGGAGGCCATTTCGACCGCGGGCGAGAAGCGCTTCAGGACTTCATAAACCTGGCGTGAGCACTCGCGGTAACGCTCCGGGTGCCCCTCGATAAACATAGCGTCGGCGGGAAGCAGCCTGGAGGCGGTGCGCAGAGGCATGGCGGAGTGCACGCCGAACTTGCGGGCTTCGTAGTTGGCGGCCGCGACCACGCCGCGTTCGTTACGCTGCCCGCCCACCACCACAACTCTGCCTTTCAGCGTGGGAGCGAAGAGTTCTTCGACCGAGACGAAGAAGGCATCCATATCGACATGGAAGACCGTGCGCAAGGCAGAAGTCACTCTTCAAGTCATGAGTCAGAACTAAGCATTAAGAAAAGTCAGAATTAAGAAGGTTTCGAGTGCGCGCTGGCGGTTACGAGCCCGGCATACAGCACGGTAGTTTGCCCCGACCGAAGTGCCCGTCCGTAGCAACTGATTCGCAATTATTCGTGCAACCGGCCGCGCAGGCATCTTGTCACATAGGCGAATAACTCGCAAAGCCAACTGCTTGGTCCGTTTTCGAAGATCCGCGCCACGGGCGAGGTCGTGCATTCGCTTATTCCTCTTTCATTCTTCATTCTGACTTCTTAATTTCTTCATTCCCCAAACACCTCTGCGGTGAACGCCTCGATCACAGCCCCGTGCTGCCAGGCATCGGGCGGGGCGCCGGCTTTGAGGCAGGTTTGCGCGAGGAAGG encodes:
- the dinB gene encoding DNA polymerase IV, with translation MRTVFHVDMDAFFVSVEELFAPTLKGRVVVVGGQRNERGVVAAANYEARKFGVHSAMPLRTASRLLPADAMFIEGHPERYRECSRQVYEVLKRFSPAVEMASIDEAYLDMTGTERLHGPPLRAAHALHAEMKSKTQLNCSIGIGTSRLVAKVASDQAKRNGVLYVLPGCEAAFLAPLDVRKIPGVGKVTERNLHDMGIFKVGDLTKLEDLVLEQRFGKWGLALAGKARGEDAGGWFDSDIGENPDPKSISHEHTYNEDTAEAQQLEITLARLGEMVGRRLRENCLYARTIQLKLRYQDFSTITRAHTLAAATQLDTEIIEQVRALFRHNWQPGRKVRLLGVQASSLETAEGQIELLDADRHQRWKQALSAADRLRDKFGESAVSLASGMGGGFRERTHENPAALPGKRKEEL
- a CDS encoding four helix bundle protein — encoded protein: MHDLARGADLRKRTKQLALRVIRLCDKMPARPVARIIANQLLRTGTSVGANYRAVCRARNRQRALETFLILTFLNA